A region of Bradyrhizobium sp. SZCCHNS1050 DNA encodes the following proteins:
- a CDS encoding branched-chain amino acid ABC transporter permease, translating into MLLVVEQFLNGLQFGLLLFLLAAGLTLVFGIMDFVNLAHGSLYMMGAYFAATFVAWTGSFVLGAVVALGATLLLGIVLEFTALRHLYGRDHLDHVLATFGLILFFNEAVRLIWGPAGLALPLPSWLAFPVTILPGIQYPAYRLAIIVVALLVALLLYLGVMRTRIGMLIRAGASNREMIGALGINIKLLYTLVFGLGAALAGLAGLMQAPILTVQIGMGENILILAFVVIVIGGIGSIRGAFIAAIMIGLIDTMGRAFLPNLLRQVLNSAAASTAAPAMSSMLIYLLMAIVLVARPEGLFPANRR; encoded by the coding sequence ATGCTTCTCGTCGTCGAACAATTCCTGAACGGGCTGCAGTTTGGACTGCTGCTGTTCCTGCTGGCCGCCGGCCTGACGCTGGTGTTCGGCATCATGGACTTCGTGAACCTGGCCCACGGCTCGCTCTACATGATGGGCGCCTATTTCGCGGCGACCTTCGTAGCCTGGACCGGCAGCTTCGTGCTCGGCGCCGTCGTGGCACTGGGAGCCACGCTTCTGCTCGGCATCGTGCTCGAATTCACGGCACTGCGCCATCTCTATGGGCGCGACCATCTCGACCACGTGCTCGCGACGTTCGGTCTGATCCTGTTCTTCAACGAGGCGGTCCGGCTGATCTGGGGCCCGGCGGGACTGGCGCTGCCGCTGCCGTCCTGGCTCGCCTTCCCGGTCACGATCCTGCCCGGCATCCAATATCCCGCCTATCGGCTCGCGATCATCGTCGTGGCGCTGCTGGTGGCGCTGCTGCTCTATCTCGGCGTGATGCGGACGCGGATCGGCATGCTGATCCGGGCCGGCGCCTCCAACCGCGAGATGATCGGTGCGCTCGGCATCAACATCAAGCTGCTCTATACGCTGGTGTTCGGCCTCGGCGCCGCGCTCGCCGGCCTGGCCGGGCTGATGCAGGCGCCGATCCTCACGGTGCAGATCGGCATGGGCGAGAACATCCTGATCCTCGCCTTCGTCGTCATCGTGATCGGCGGCATCGGTTCGATCCGCGGCGCCTTCATCGCGGCGATCATGATCGGCCTGATCGATACCATGGGCCGCGCCTTCCTGCCCAATCTGCTGCGCCAGGTGCTGAACTCGGCGGCAGCTTCCACTGCGGCGCCGGCGATGTCGTCGATGCTGATCTACCTCCTGATGGCGATCGTGCTGGTGGCGCGGCCTGAAGGTCTGTTTCCGGCCAACCGCAGATGA
- a CDS encoding ABC transporter substrate-binding protein, producing MKSFWLASAAALLFSSTAFAGDTIKIGFVSTFSGPTAVIGNDMRNSFELALDHLGRKIDGKPVEVIYEDDQQKPDVGKQKTEKLVQSDKVDFIVGYIWSNVLLASLKTAVDSQTFLISANAGPSQLAGELCSPYVFSTSWQNDQTPAAMGLYMNQKGVKSVFLIGPNYAAGKDMLAGVKSTFKGQVVGEEYTVWPSQLDFSAELSKARASGAESIFVFYPGAAGVQFLNQYSQAGLKEKMPLYTAFTVDELSLPLQKDNAIGVPGAQEWVNDLPNEQNKKFVADYRKKYTGLRPTYYGAQAYDAAQLINSAVVAVKGDTSKKDAMKAEMEKANFKSLRGSFKFGNNHIPIQNFYLQDVVKDTEGQLSLKTVATIVENDQDRFHDKCPMK from the coding sequence ATGAAGAGCTTCTGGCTGGCGAGCGCCGCAGCGCTGCTGTTTTCGAGCACCGCCTTTGCCGGCGACACCATCAAGATCGGCTTCGTCTCGACGTTCAGCGGTCCGACCGCCGTGATCGGCAACGACATGCGCAACTCGTTCGAGCTCGCGCTCGACCATCTCGGCCGCAAGATCGACGGCAAGCCGGTCGAGGTGATCTACGAGGACGACCAGCAGAAGCCTGACGTCGGCAAGCAGAAGACCGAGAAGCTGGTGCAGTCCGACAAGGTCGATTTCATCGTCGGCTACATCTGGTCGAACGTGCTGCTGGCCTCGCTCAAGACCGCGGTGGATTCCCAGACCTTCCTGATCTCGGCCAATGCCGGCCCGTCGCAGCTCGCCGGCGAATTGTGCTCGCCCTACGTGTTCTCGACCTCCTGGCAGAACGACCAGACGCCCGCCGCGATGGGCCTCTACATGAACCAGAAGGGCGTCAAGTCGGTGTTCCTGATCGGGCCGAACTATGCGGCCGGCAAGGACATGCTGGCCGGCGTGAAGAGCACCTTCAAGGGCCAGGTCGTCGGCGAGGAATATACGGTATGGCCGAGCCAGCTCGACTTCTCCGCCGAGCTCTCCAAGGCGCGCGCCTCGGGCGCCGAATCGATCTTCGTGTTCTATCCCGGCGCGGCCGGCGTGCAATTCCTCAATCAATATTCGCAGGCCGGCCTCAAGGAGAAGATGCCGCTCTACACCGCCTTCACCGTCGACGAATTGTCGCTGCCGCTGCAGAAGGACAATGCGATCGGCGTGCCCGGCGCCCAGGAATGGGTCAACGACCTGCCCAACGAGCAGAACAAGAAGTTCGTGGCCGACTACCGCAAGAAATACACCGGCCTGCGTCCGACCTATTACGGCGCCCAGGCCTACGACGCGGCCCAGCTGATCAACAGCGCCGTGGTTGCGGTCAAGGGCGACACGTCCAAGAAGGACGCGATGAAGGCCGAGATGGAGAAGGCCAACTTCAAGTCGCTGCGCGGCTCCTTCAAGTTCGGCAACAATCACATCCCGATCCAGAACTTCTACCTGCAGGACGTGGTCAAGGACACCGAGGGCCAGCTCTCGCTGAAGACGGTCGCCACCATCGTCGAGAACGACCAGGACCGCTTCCACGACAAGTGCCCGATGAAGTGA
- a CDS encoding ABC transporter substrate-binding protein, whose product MKQLNSCALALVAIVCLAGAARAGEISDNVVRVGVLNDISGIFQDTNGMGSVEAARMAAEDFNGGGKGIKVEIVYADHQNKADVGSAITRKWLDVDKVDAVVDVPNSAVGLTVNELLRNSRMTFLASSTASSDLTGKACSPNTIQWVNDAWATGNTTAAAMMGRGGKDWYFITVNYALGQGIEAEATNYIEKHGGKVLGSAKHPLGTTDFASFLLQAQGSKAKVIGLANAGGDTINAVKQASEFGIQQGGQSLVAFLLFINDIHGMGLKAAQGLQLLEAFYWDMDDDTRAFAKRFAARPGMNGKMPSGNQAGVYASTLAYLNAVAATGSDDAKDVVPQMKTVKGKDKLFGDVTIRADGRVVHPMYLFEVKKPEESKYPYDYYRLVSTIPAEQAFRPIADGGCALVK is encoded by the coding sequence ATGAAGCAGCTGAATTCGTGCGCGCTGGCGCTGGTCGCAATAGTCTGCCTTGCAGGCGCGGCGCGGGCCGGCGAGATCTCGGACAATGTCGTACGCGTCGGCGTGCTCAACGACATCTCCGGCATCTTCCAGGACACCAACGGCATGGGCTCGGTCGAGGCCGCGCGCATGGCGGCGGAGGATTTCAACGGCGGCGGTAAAGGCATCAAGGTCGAGATCGTCTATGCCGATCACCAGAACAAGGCCGATGTCGGCTCGGCGATCACGCGCAAATGGCTCGATGTCGACAAGGTCGATGCCGTCGTCGACGTGCCCAACTCGGCCGTGGGCCTCACCGTCAACGAGCTCTTGCGCAACAGCCGGATGACGTTCCTGGCGTCGTCGACCGCGAGCTCCGATCTCACCGGCAAGGCCTGCTCGCCGAACACCATCCAGTGGGTCAACGACGCCTGGGCGACCGGCAACACCACGGCGGCTGCGATGATGGGCCGCGGCGGCAAGGACTGGTACTTCATCACGGTCAACTATGCGCTCGGCCAGGGCATCGAGGCGGAGGCCACCAACTACATCGAGAAGCACGGCGGCAAGGTGCTGGGCTCGGCGAAGCATCCGCTCGGCACGACGGACTTCGCCTCGTTCCTGCTTCAGGCGCAGGGCTCGAAGGCCAAGGTGATCGGCCTGGCGAATGCCGGCGGCGACACCATCAATGCGGTCAAGCAGGCGTCCGAGTTCGGCATCCAGCAGGGCGGCCAGTCGCTGGTCGCGTTCCTGCTGTTCATCAACGATATCCACGGCATGGGCTTGAAGGCGGCGCAGGGCCTGCAACTGCTCGAAGCGTTCTACTGGGACATGGACGACGATACCCGCGCCTTCGCCAAGCGCTTCGCAGCGCGCCCCGGCATGAACGGCAAGATGCCGAGCGGCAACCAGGCCGGCGTCTATGCCTCGACGCTTGCCTATCTCAACGCGGTCGCCGCCACCGGCAGCGATGATGCCAAGGACGTCGTGCCGCAGATGAAGACGGTGAAGGGCAAGGACAAACTATTCGGCGATGTGACGATCCGGGCCGACGGCCGCGTGGTGCACCCGATGTATCTGTTCGAGGTGAAGAAGCCGGAGGAGTCGAAATATCCGTACGACTACTATCGTCTGGTCTCGACGATTCCGGCCGAGCAGGCGTTCCGCCCGATCGCCGATGGCGGGTGTGCGCTGGTGAAGTGA
- a CDS encoding 2Fe-2S iron-sulfur cluster-binding protein: protein MTTITFIHPDNRSESVEAEDGASVMLAALTHGIDGIVAECGGNAVCATCHVYVDDAWTGKLDPVSDDEDALLDGTAAERRPNSRLSCQIKVQPALAGLVVRIPDRQS, encoded by the coding sequence ATGACCACGATCACCTTCATCCATCCCGACAACCGCAGCGAAAGCGTGGAGGCCGAGGACGGCGCCAGCGTCATGCTGGCGGCGCTGACCCACGGCATCGACGGCATCGTCGCCGAATGCGGCGGAAACGCCGTCTGCGCCACCTGCCACGTCTATGTCGACGACGCCTGGACCGGGAAGCTCGATCCCGTGTCCGACGATGAGGATGCGCTGCTGGACGGCACCGCAGCCGAACGGCGGCCGAACAGCCGGCTGTCCTGTCAGATCAAGGTGCAGCCGGCGCTGGCCGGACTGGTGGTGCGCATTCCGGATCGGCAGAGCTGA
- a CDS encoding cytochrome P450 has translation MNPTGLSPAAGVAPVIPHLAIDPFSYEFFDDPYPAHQEMREAGPVIHLDAWNVYGVARYAEVYAVLNDPQTFCSSRGVGLSDFAKEKPWRPPSLILEADPPAHTRTRAVLSKVLSPAVMKRLRDGFMVAAEAKIDELVGRGSFDAIPDLAEAYPLSVFPDALGLKPEGREHLIPYASLVFNAFGPPNELRQQAIERSAPHQAYVTEQCQRDNLTPGGFGSCIHAFSDSGEITPAEAPLLVRSLLSAGLDTTVYGIGAAVYCLARFPDQWARLRADPSLARNAFEEAVRFESPVQTFFRTTTRDVELGGVTIPEGEKVLMFLGSANRDPRRWEQPDSYDITRKVSGHVGFGSGIHMCVGQLVARLEGEAVLTALARKVGSVTMSGEPKRRYNNTLRGLESLPVTFTPA, from the coding sequence ATGAACCCAACAGGTCTTTCCCCCGCTGCCGGCGTGGCGCCGGTCATCCCGCACCTCGCCATCGACCCGTTCTCATATGAATTCTTCGACGATCCCTATCCAGCGCATCAGGAGATGCGCGAGGCCGGCCCCGTCATCCATCTGGACGCATGGAACGTCTACGGCGTCGCCCGCTACGCCGAGGTCTATGCCGTCCTCAACGATCCCCAGACGTTCTGCTCCAGCCGCGGCGTGGGCTTGAGCGACTTCGCCAAGGAGAAGCCGTGGCGGCCGCCGAGCCTGATCCTCGAGGCGGATCCGCCGGCGCATACGCGCACCCGCGCCGTGCTGAGCAAGGTGCTGTCGCCCGCCGTCATGAAGCGGCTGCGCGACGGCTTCATGGTGGCGGCCGAGGCCAAGATCGACGAGCTTGTAGGCCGGGGCTCGTTCGATGCCATCCCCGATCTCGCCGAGGCCTATCCGCTGTCGGTGTTTCCCGATGCGCTCGGGCTGAAGCCGGAGGGGCGCGAGCATCTCATTCCCTATGCGAGCCTGGTGTTCAACGCGTTCGGTCCGCCGAATGAGCTGCGCCAGCAGGCGATCGAGCGCTCGGCGCCACACCAGGCCTATGTCACGGAGCAGTGCCAGCGCGACAATCTCACGCCCGGCGGCTTCGGTTCCTGCATCCACGCCTTCAGCGACAGCGGCGAGATCACGCCGGCCGAGGCGCCGTTGCTGGTGCGCTCGCTGCTGTCGGCCGGCCTCGACACCACCGTCTACGGCATCGGCGCCGCGGTGTATTGCCTGGCGCGCTTCCCCGATCAATGGGCGCGGCTGCGCGCCGATCCGTCGCTGGCGCGCAACGCGTTCGAGGAGGCCGTGCGGTTCGAAAGCCCGGTGCAGACCTTCTTCCGAACCACCACGCGTGACGTCGAACTCGGCGGCGTCACGATTCCCGAGGGCGAGAAGGTGCTGATGTTCTTAGGTAGCGCCAATCGCGACCCGCGCCGCTGGGAGCAGCCGGACAGCTACGACATCACCCGAAAAGTATCCGGCCATGTCGGCTTCGGCTCGGGCATCCACATGTGCGTCGGCCAGCTCGTCGCGCGGCTCGAAGGCGAGGCGGTGCTGACGGCGCTCGCCCGCAAGGTCGGGAGCGTCACGATGAGCGGCGAGCCGAAGCGCCGCTACAACAACACGCTGCGCGGGCTGGAGAGCCTGCCGGTCACCTTTACTCCAGCCTGA
- a CDS encoding MarR family winged helix-turn-helix transcriptional regulator, which produces MSEKSGTPRKAQPREAEGHGLTLDLDRYVPAFITFIANKLSNSATAFYQRNFGVNVTEWRIMSLLAIEPGIPASRICSVIGFDKGPVSRTLALMKSRGLIAIRNDPEDGRSHSISLTAKGRATHDKVIVAALERERRLLACLDKDEREVLITLLRRIHDNLDAVTGAS; this is translated from the coding sequence ATGAGCGAGAAATCCGGGACGCCGCGCAAGGCGCAGCCGCGCGAAGCTGAGGGGCACGGCCTCACGCTCGATCTCGACCGCTATGTGCCGGCCTTCATCACCTTCATCGCCAACAAGCTGTCGAACAGCGCCACCGCGTTCTATCAGCGCAATTTCGGCGTCAACGTCACCGAATGGCGGATCATGTCGCTGCTGGCGATCGAGCCGGGCATCCCGGCCTCGCGCATCTGCAGCGTGATCGGCTTCGACAAGGGGCCGGTCAGCCGCACCCTGGCGCTGATGAAGAGCCGCGGCCTGATCGCGATCCGCAACGACCCGGAGGACGGCCGCAGCCATTCGATTTCGTTGACGGCCAAGGGCCGCGCGACCCACGACAAGGTCATCGTCGCCGCGCTGGAACGCGAGCGGCGTCTGCTCGCCTGTCTCGACAAGGATGAGCGGGAAGTCCTGATCACCCTGCTGCGCCGAATCCACGACAATCTCGACGCCGTCACGGGCGCGAGCTGA
- a CDS encoding DUF805 domain-containing protein, translating to MGFIFGFNARLGRLQYFLASLGLALVSVVLIVVVAVGLAALAPQTSELTVSLPIVVLIGLCLVANLMLQAMRFRDIGWDPVCVIPAWIAVMVLDYVIAGRFPEYAATSSHHGTWVGALVNLGLSVALLFFPSGADDAPSSGATVTRPTSASFRTARGASSATEARLARITGGDADRRGY from the coding sequence TTGGGGTTCATTTTCGGTTTCAATGCGCGTCTCGGCCGTCTGCAATATTTTCTCGCCTCGCTCGGTCTTGCGCTGGTTTCGGTGGTCCTGATCGTGGTTGTGGCCGTCGGTCTTGCCGCCCTCGCCCCGCAGACGTCGGAGCTGACGGTGAGCCTGCCGATCGTGGTGCTGATCGGTCTGTGCCTGGTGGCGAACCTGATGCTGCAGGCGATGCGCTTTCGCGACATCGGCTGGGACCCGGTCTGTGTGATCCCGGCCTGGATCGCCGTCATGGTGCTGGACTACGTGATCGCCGGCCGATTTCCCGAATACGCGGCGACATCATCGCACCACGGCACGTGGGTGGGCGCCCTGGTCAATCTCGGCCTCAGCGTTGCGCTGCTGTTCTTCCCCAGCGGGGCTGACGACGCGCCATCGTCGGGAGCCACGGTGACCCGCCCGACGTCTGCATCGTTCCGGACAGCCCGTGGCGCCAGCTCGGCCACCGAGGCACGACTTGCGCGCATCACGGGCGGGGATGCCGATCGGCGCGGGTACTAG
- the atzF gene encoding allophanate hydrolase, whose product MTETIAEIVAAHRAGLTTPSDTIARCYAGIRAHNDPAIFISLRGEKDALAEAETLADRDRSLPLYGVPVAVKDNIDVAGLPTTAACPAFAYTPSRDSTAVARLRAAGAIIIGKTNLDQFATGLVGVRSPYGIPKNPVRADLVPGGSSSGSAVAVSAGLVPLALGTDTAGSGRVPAMLNNIVGLKPSLGMISTSGLVPACRTLDCISVFSLTVDDAVAALSVLAAPDPLDPFSRDRPLGAVTAFPEGVKLGIPRPGQLIFFGDKAADAAYGAAAARFVKLGAELVEFDLEPFYETARLLYEGPWVAERYLVIRDLLASDPDAIHPVTREITIGGARGSAADTFAALYRLQALRKVAERTFADIDALVLPTAPTAYTTADVLANPIELNSRLGTYTNFVNLLDLCGLAVPAAMRSDGVPFGITLLAPAGRDAALASLGRAFHADTALPVGAKPVPLPPLAPVSPALHGDEIAVVVVGAHLSGMALNHELTSLGGRMLEATTTAPDYKLYALSTTPPKPGMLRIDDGQGTAMAVELWALSAASFGKFVNLIPPPLSIGTIRLANGRSAKGFLVEPAALDGARDISEFGGWRAYMAQKS is encoded by the coding sequence GTGACCGAGACCATTGCCGAGATCGTCGCCGCCCATCGCGCCGGCCTGACAACGCCAAGCGACACGATCGCGCGCTGCTACGCCGGGATCCGCGCGCACAACGACCCCGCCATCTTCATCAGCCTGCGCGGCGAGAAGGACGCGCTCGCGGAGGCCGAAACCCTCGCCGACCGGGACAGATCGCTGCCGCTCTACGGCGTGCCCGTCGCGGTGAAGGACAATATCGACGTGGCGGGCCTGCCGACCACCGCCGCCTGCCCCGCCTTCGCCTACACGCCATCTCGCGATTCCACCGCGGTGGCGCGGCTGCGCGCGGCCGGCGCGATCATCATCGGCAAGACCAATCTCGACCAGTTCGCCACCGGCCTCGTCGGCGTGCGCTCGCCCTACGGCATTCCGAAAAATCCGGTGCGCGCCGATCTCGTTCCGGGCGGATCGAGCTCGGGCTCGGCGGTCGCCGTCTCCGCGGGTCTCGTGCCGCTCGCACTCGGGACGGATACTGCGGGCTCCGGCCGCGTGCCGGCAATGCTCAACAACATCGTCGGCCTGAAGCCGAGCCTCGGCATGATCTCGACGTCCGGCCTGGTGCCGGCCTGCCGCACGCTCGACTGCATTTCGGTGTTCTCGCTGACGGTCGACGACGCCGTCGCGGCGCTCTCGGTGCTGGCGGCGCCGGATCCGCTCGATCCGTTCTCGCGCGACCGGCCGCTTGGGGCCGTGACGGCATTTCCCGAGGGCGTGAAGCTCGGCATTCCCCGCCCCGGGCAGTTGATCTTCTTCGGCGACAAGGCGGCGGACGCCGCCTATGGCGCTGCCGCCGCGCGCTTCGTCAAGCTTGGCGCCGAGCTGGTCGAGTTCGACCTCGAGCCGTTCTACGAGACCGCGCGGCTGCTCTATGAAGGCCCCTGGGTCGCCGAGCGCTATCTCGTGATCCGCGATCTGCTCGCCTCCGATCCCGATGCGATCCACCCCGTGACGCGCGAGATCACCATCGGCGGCGCGCGCGGCAGCGCGGCCGACACCTTTGCCGCGCTTTATCGTCTGCAGGCGCTGCGCAAGGTGGCCGAGCGTACCTTCGCCGATATCGACGCGCTGGTGCTGCCGACGGCGCCGACCGCCTACACCACCGCGGATGTGCTCGCCAATCCGATCGAGCTCAACAGCCGGCTCGGCACCTACACCAACTTCGTCAACCTGCTCGATCTCTGCGGGCTTGCGGTGCCGGCTGCGATGCGCAGCGACGGCGTCCCGTTCGGCATCACCCTACTGGCGCCAGCCGGCCGCGATGCGGCGCTCGCCAGTCTCGGGCGCGCCTTCCATGCCGACACGGCGCTGCCGGTCGGCGCCAAGCCGGTCCCGCTGCCGCCGCTCGCTCCCGTGTCTCCGGCACTGCATGGCGACGAGATCGCCGTCGTCGTCGTCGGCGCGCATCTCTCAGGGATGGCATTGAACCACGAGCTGACGAGCCTCGGCGGACGTATGCTCGAGGCGACGACCACCGCGCCTGACTACAAGCTCTACGCGCTGTCGACCACGCCGCCCAAGCCCGGCATGCTGCGGATCGACGACGGCCAGGGCACGGCAATGGCCGTCGAGCTCTGGGCGCTGTCGGCCGCGAGCTTCGGCAAATTCGTCAACCTCATCCCGCCGCCATTGTCGATCGGCACCATCCGGCTCGCCAACGGCCGCAGCGCCAAGGGCTTCCTTGTCGAGCCTGCCGCCCTCGATGGCGCGCGCGACATCTCGGAGTTCGGCGGCTGGCGCGCGTATATGGCGCAGAAAAGCTGA
- a CDS encoding GntR family transcriptional regulator: MSLDDLPPRTRQRSARDSEIKRIDRAPPAVAKITRAEELRLQLADEIVRGALAPGAPLDETEIAKRFNVSRTPVREALRQLATSGLIEARAHRGAVVARPSADRLTGMFEAMAELEGLCAGLAAQRMTPVERQRLEAIHEELRNLSHAGNPERFHEVNERFHNAIYAGAHNAYIAEITLATRVRVQPFRRAQFRNLGRLAKSHAEHDRVVVAILRGDKAGAASAMKAHIELVRGEYEIYAVSV; this comes from the coding sequence ATGAGCCTGGACGATCTACCGCCGCGAACGCGCCAGCGGTCCGCCCGCGACTCGGAGATCAAGCGCATCGACCGCGCGCCGCCTGCCGTCGCGAAAATCACGCGCGCCGAGGAGCTGCGCCTGCAGCTGGCCGATGAGATCGTGCGCGGCGCGCTGGCGCCGGGCGCGCCGCTGGACGAGACCGAGATCGCCAAGCGCTTCAACGTCTCGCGCACGCCGGTGCGCGAAGCGCTGCGTCAATTGGCGACTTCCGGGCTGATCGAGGCGCGTGCACATCGCGGCGCTGTCGTGGCGCGGCCGTCGGCCGACCGTCTCACCGGCATGTTCGAGGCGATGGCCGAGCTCGAGGGCCTGTGCGCTGGTCTCGCGGCGCAGCGCATGACGCCGGTCGAGCGGCAGCGGCTGGAAGCCATCCACGAGGAGCTGCGCAATCTCAGCCACGCCGGCAACCCCGAGCGCTTCCACGAGGTGAACGAGCGCTTCCACAACGCGATCTATGCCGGCGCGCACAATGCCTACATCGCCGAGATCACCTTGGCGACGCGGGTGCGCGTGCAGCCGTTCCGCCGCGCCCAGTTCCGCAATCTCGGCCGCCTCGCCAAGTCGCATGCCGAGCACGACCGCGTCGTCGTGGCCATCCTGCGCGGCGACAAGGCCGGCGCGGCGAGTGCCATGAAGGCGCACATCGAGCTGGTGCGCGGCGAATACGAGATCTACGCGGTGTCGGTATAG
- the hpxZ gene encoding oxalurate catabolism protein HpxZ codes for MEVDLPDVVAEVTAQFQRYEQALVGNDVAVLDELFKQDSRTLRYGIGENLYGYGEIAAFRAARSPAGLMRRTARTVITTYGRDAAVASTLFYRDTAPGKVGRQMQTWVRFPEGWRIVAAHVSIIDEAKGG; via the coding sequence ATGGAAGTCGATCTGCCTGACGTCGTCGCGGAAGTCACCGCGCAGTTCCAGCGCTACGAACAGGCGCTGGTCGGCAACGACGTTGCCGTGCTCGACGAGCTGTTCAAGCAGGACTCCCGTACGCTGCGCTACGGCATCGGCGAGAACCTCTATGGCTACGGCGAGATCGCTGCATTTCGCGCCGCGCGCTCGCCGGCTGGACTGATGCGGCGGACCGCGCGCACCGTGATCACCACTTACGGCCGTGACGCCGCGGTCGCCTCGACGCTGTTCTATCGCGACACCGCGCCCGGCAAGGTCGGACGCCAGATGCAGACCTGGGTCCGGTTTCCTGAAGGCTGGAGAATCGTTGCTGCCCATGTCAGCATCATCGATGAAGCAAAGGGCGGCTAA
- a CDS encoding AtzE family amidohydrolase, which yields MTASAIASAVATRKLSAVEATDAALARIAVRDGVLNSFTDVTAERARAKARAVDADIAAGKPVGPLAGVPFAVKNLFDVAGLSTRAGSKINRDRAPATRDATLIERMEAAGAVLVGALNMGEYAYDFTGENVHDGPSRNPHDPTRMSGGSSGGSGSAVGGGLVPIALGSDTNGSIRVPSSFCGIFGLKPTYGRLSRARSFPFVMSLDHLGPFARSVEDLALAYDVMQGPDADDAACTTRAPEPVSASLSQGLDGLRIAIAGGHFQKNLFPEAAEAVSRVATALKATDVVEVPEAARARAAAYVISTTEGASLHLDRLRKQPQDFDPAVRDRLIAGAMIPAPMVDRAQKFRRWYRARVLELFKSVDVLIAPATPCVAPKLGQATFVLDGVELPVRANIGIHTQPISFIGLPVVAVPIPLAPMPIGVQIIAAPWCEHVALRVAHALQQLGVAAAPAPRGVLENGSRSA from the coding sequence ATGACCGCGAGCGCCATCGCCTCCGCGGTCGCCACCCGCAAGCTCTCGGCCGTCGAGGCTACCGACGCCGCGCTGGCGCGGATTGCGGTCCGCGATGGTGTGCTCAACTCGTTCACGGACGTGACCGCCGAGCGGGCGCGTGCGAAGGCGCGTGCGGTGGATGCCGACATCGCGGCGGGCAAGCCCGTCGGTCCGCTCGCCGGCGTGCCGTTCGCGGTGAAGAACCTGTTCGACGTCGCGGGGCTGTCGACCCGCGCCGGCTCCAAGATCAACCGTGATCGAGCGCCCGCGACGCGCGACGCGACGCTGATCGAGCGCATGGAGGCGGCCGGCGCCGTCCTCGTCGGTGCGCTCAACATGGGCGAATACGCCTACGACTTCACCGGCGAGAACGTGCACGACGGCCCGTCGCGCAATCCGCATGATCCGACGCGGATGAGCGGCGGCTCGTCGGGCGGCTCGGGCAGCGCCGTCGGCGGCGGCCTGGTGCCGATCGCGCTGGGCTCCGACACCAACGGCTCGATCCGTGTGCCGTCGTCGTTCTGCGGCATCTTCGGCCTCAAGCCGACCTATGGCCGGCTGTCGCGGGCGCGCTCGTTTCCGTTCGTCATGAGCCTGGATCATCTCGGTCCGTTCGCACGCTCGGTCGAGGATCTCGCGCTTGCCTACGACGTGATGCAGGGGCCCGATGCCGACGATGCCGCGTGCACCACGCGTGCGCCGGAGCCGGTCTCAGCTTCGCTGTCGCAAGGGCTCGATGGCCTGCGCATCGCCATTGCCGGCGGCCACTTTCAGAAGAACCTGTTTCCGGAGGCCGCCGAGGCGGTCAGCCGCGTGGCGACCGCGCTCAAGGCGACCGACGTCGTCGAGGTGCCCGAAGCCGCGCGTGCTCGCGCCGCGGCCTATGTCATCAGCACGACCGAAGGCGCCTCGCTGCATCTCGACCGCTTGCGCAAGCAGCCGCAGGATTTCGATCCGGCGGTGCGCGATCGGCTGATTGCGGGGGCGATGATTCCGGCACCGATGGTCGACCGCGCGCAGAAGTTTCGCCGCTGGTACCGCGCCCGGGTGCTGGAGCTGTTCAAGTCCGTCGACGTGCTGATCGCGCCCGCAACGCCCTGCGTTGCACCCAAGCTCGGGCAGGCGACCTTCGTGCTCGACGGCGTCGAGCTGCCGGTGCGTGCCAATATCGGCATTCATACCCAGCCGATCTCGTTCATCGGGCTTCCCGTCGTCGCCGTCCCGATTCCGCTCGCGCCGATGCCCATCGGCGTGCAGATCATCGCGGCGCCCTGGTGCGAACATGTCGCATTGCGTGTGGCCCACGCCTTGCAACAGCTTGGCGTCGCCGCTGCGCCGGCCCCGCGAGGAGTTCTGGAGAATGGAAGTCGATCTGCCTGA
- a CDS encoding DUF4089 domain-containing protein yields MAEPLDDYIDAVGRALALPIEDAWRPAIRANLEVSLKMAELVDEFSLPDEAEPASVFTA; encoded by the coding sequence ATGGCGGAGCCATTGGACGATTACATCGACGCCGTCGGGCGTGCATTGGCTCTGCCGATCGAGGACGCGTGGCGCCCGGCCATCCGCGCCAATCTCGAGGTCTCGCTGAAGATGGCGGAGCTGGTCGACGAATTCTCCCTGCCTGATGAAGCCGAGCCTGCCAGTGTCTTCACCGCTTAG